The nucleotide window TAGAAGTCCTTTAGTGAATTTAGCTCAATATACATCAGAATTTAAATATAATTGGAAGCTTGCAGCACCTGTAATGTTAGGAATGCTGGGTCATACATTTGTAGCTTTTATAGATAATATTATGGTTGGGCAGTTAGGAACTGCAGAATTGGCTGCTGTGTCTTTAGGAAATAGCTTTATGTTTATTGCTATGTCTATTGGTATAGGTTTTTCTACAGCAATAACTCCTTTAATTGCAGAAGCTGATTCATCTAACAACTTACAGCAAGCTAGATCTACTTTTAAAAATGGATTATTCTTATGTACTGTTTTAGGAATATTACTTTTTTTAATGGTGTTTTTTGCCAAACCACTAATGTATTTAATGCAACAACCAGAAGAAGTAGTTGCACTAGCAATACCTTATTTAGATTTGGTTGCATTCTCTTTAATTCCATTGATTGTTTTCCAAGCAATAAAACAGTTTAGTGATGGAATGTCTATGACTAAATACCCAATGTACGCTACTTTAATTGCAAATATTGTAAATGTAGTTTTAAACTATTTATTCATTTTTGGGAAGTTTGGCTTTCCAGAATTAGGTATTGTTGGTGCAGCTTATGGAACATTAGCCTCAAGAATTATTATGGTTATTTATTTGTGGCTCTTATTAAGCTATAAGAAAAGATCAAAACGAATTATGAGTAATCTAAAATTCTTTGTTTTAGATATTCTAATGATTAAGAAAATAATAAATTTGGGTTCTTTAAGTGCAATGCAAATGTTTTTTGAAGTAGCCATATTTACTGCAGCTATTTGGCTTAGTGGTCTTTTAGGTAAAAATCCACAAGCAGCAAACCAAATTGCATTGAATTTATCATCTATGACATTTATGGTAGCTATGGGTTTAAGTGTTGCGTCTATGATAAGAGTAGGTAATCAAAAAGGATTGCAAAATTTTAAAGAGTTAAGAAGAATAGCATTCTCAATCTTTTTACTAGGGATGATTTTTGCAACCATCTTTGCAATTCTATTTTTTATCTTTCATAAAGTTATGCCAACCATTTATGTAGATTTGGGTGATGAGCTTAACTATGCAGACAATATGGAAGTTATTTCTATAGCATCTAAGCTTTTAATTGCAGCAGCATTTTTTCAAATTTCAGACAGTATACAAGTAGTTGTTTTAGGCGCTTTACGTGGTTTACAAGATGTAAAAATACCAACAATACTAACTTTTATTTCTTATTGGTGTGTTGGTTTTCCTGTTTCTTACTATTTAGGATCTGAAGAAATGTATGGTAGTTTTGGTATTTGGTTAGGTT belongs to Polaribacter dokdonensis and includes:
- a CDS encoding MATE family efflux transporter gives rise to the protein MNLAQYTSEFKYNWKLAAPVMLGMLGHTFVAFIDNIMVGQLGTAELAAVSLGNSFMFIAMSIGIGFSTAITPLIAEADSSNNLQQARSTFKNGLFLCTVLGILLFLMVFFAKPLMYLMQQPEEVVALAIPYLDLVAFSLIPLIVFQAIKQFSDGMSMTKYPMYATLIANIVNVVLNYLFIFGKFGFPELGIVGAAYGTLASRIIMVIYLWLLLSYKKRSKRIMSNLKFFVLDILMIKKIINLGSLSAMQMFFEVAIFTAAIWLSGLLGKNPQAANQIALNLSSMTFMVAMGLSVASMIRVGNQKGLQNFKELRRIAFSIFLLGMIFATIFAILFFIFHKVMPTIYVDLGDELNYADNMEVISIASKLLIAAAFFQISDSIQVVVLGALRGLQDVKIPTILTFISYWCVGFPVSYYLGSEEMYGSFGIWLGLLAGLTTASILLFIRFNRLTLRLIATKVELAN